A stretch of DNA from Vibrio gallaecicus:
GTAGCCGTTTTCAACGATGATACGTAGCACACCTAGTGATGCACGACGTAGTGCGAATGGGTCAGAACCTTTTGGTGCTTGGCCAATACCGAAGATACCTACGATAGTGTCTAGCTTGTCTGCCATTGCGACTGCAGAAGAGATACCTGTGCTTGGTAGTGTGTCACCAGCGAAACGAGGCATATACTGCTCGTAAAGTGCTAGTGCAACTTGCTCGTCTTCACCATCGTGAGTTGCGTAGTGCATGCCCATCACACCTTGAGTATCCGTAAATTCGAATACCATTGATGTCATTAGGTCACACTTAGCCAGTAGGCCAGCACGCTTAGATTTCTCAACGTCAGCATCGATTTGCTCGGCAATGTAGCCAGCAAGTTCTGTGATGCGGTCTGTTTTGTCTTTGATAGTACCCAGTTGCTTCTGGAAGATAGCTTGGTCTAGTTCAGCAAGACGGTCGATAAGCGGACGCTTACGGTCTGTGTTGAAGAAGAATTCAGCATCCGCTAGACGCGGGCGTACAACTTTCTCGTTACCTTCGATAACGTGGCGAGGCTCTTTAGACTCGATGTTAGAAACGAAGATGAAGTTTGGTAGAAGGTTCTTATCAGCGTCATACACTGGGAAGTACTTCTGGTCACCTTTCATGGTGTAAACCAAAGCTTCAGAAGGAACTTTTAGGAACTCTTGCTCAAACTTAGCAGTAAGAACAACAGGCCATTCAACCAAAGAGGTGACTTCTTCAACAAGGTCATCTTCTAGGTCAGCAATACCGCCAACCGCGTCTGCTGCTTTTTTAGCATCAGCAAGAATGATTGCTTTACGCGCTTCGTAATCTGCCATTACTTTACCGCGCTCTTCTAAGATCGCAGGGTATTGGTCAGCAGAGTCGATTGTGAACTCTTGTTCGCCCATGAAACGGTGACCACGGATAGTACGAGCAGAAGCTACACCTAGGATTTCGCCTTCAACAAGCTCATCACCTAATAGTACTGTCAGTGTTTTCACTGGACGGATAAATTGAATGTCTGAGTTACCCCAGCGCATTGCTTTAGGAATCGGTAGACCAGCTAGTGCTTTCGCAGCAATGTCCATCACCAATTCTTGAACTGGTTTACCAGCCACTTCTTGTTTGAAAAGAAGCCACTCGCCTTTGTCTGTTTTCAGACGGTCAGCTTGCTCAACAGTAATACCGTTACCACGAGCCCAACCTTGTGCAGCTTTAGTTGCGTTACCTTCTGCATCGAATGCTACAGAAATAGCAGGACCACGCTTCTCAACCACTTTATCTGCTTGACCTTCAGCCAGTGCAGTTACTTTAAGTGCTAGACGGCGAGGTGCTGCGTACCACTTGATGCCTTCGTGAGAAAGCTCAGCAGTTTTAAGACCCGCTTCAAAGTTAGAAGCAAAGGCTTCTGCTAGAGAACGAAGTGCTGTTGGTGGAAGCTCTTCTGTACCCAGTTCAATTAGAAAATTCTTCGCCATGATTATTTATCCTTCTTACACATTGGGAAGCCAAGCGCTTCACGTGACGCGTAGTACGCCTCTGCAACTGATTTAGTCAGGTTGCGGATTCGAAGGATGTAACGTTGACGCTCTGTTACAGAGATAGCTTTACGCGCATCCAGGATGTTGAATGCGTGACCTGCTTTTAGAATGCGCTCGTAAGCTGGAAGCGGAAGTGGCTTCTCAAGCTCAAGTAGCTCTTTACACTCTTTCTCGCACTGATCGAAGAAAGTGAATAGGAAATCTACGTCTGCGTGCTCGAAGTTGTACGTTGATTGCTCAACTTCGTTTTGGTGGAAGATATCACCGTAAGTCACGTTAGAACCGTCTGGTGCTACGTTCCATACTAGGTCGTAAACAGAGTCTACTTCCTGGATGTACATCGCTAGACGCTCGATACCGTAAGTGATCTCGCCAGTTACTGGCTTACACTCAAGACCGCCAACTTGTTGGAAGTAAGTGAATTGAGTCACTTCCATACCGTTTAGCCAAACTTCCCAACCAAGACCCCAAGCACCCAATGTTGGGTTTTCCCAGTTGTCTTCTACGAAACGAATATCGTGAACTAATGGGTCGACACCTAGCACTTCAAGAGAACCTAAGTACAACTCCTGGATATTATCTGGAGAAGGTTTTAGAGCTACTTGGAATTGATAGTAGTGCTGCAGACGGTTCGGGTTTTCACCGTAACGACCATCGGTCGGACGACGAGAAGGTTGAACGTATGCCGTAGACATTGGCTCTGGGCCAAGTGCACGTAGACATGTCATTGGGTGAGAGGTGCCAGCACCTACTTCCATATCCAAAGGTTGTACAATAGTACAGCCGTTTTGAGCCCAATAATCCTGCAGCGCGAGGATCATTCCCTGGAAGGTTTTGATATCGAATTTTTGCATAGTCAGTTCGCGCGATTCTTCTGAATAATTAATAAAAATAGCTATTGAGTATAACCAGATATTGGTAATGCGAGTAGGGGTAATCCTGTTTAATTAGTGGTCTAAAATGTCGTTTAGTGGATTTTTTTGCCTTTAATCTTCGTTTTTCGGGTTAAGAGGATTTTTTAGCGAGTTTGATGCTTGTTTTTGAATGCTTGGGTGATTAAAATCGCGCGGTCTTTGGGGAGTAGCTTACTTATTCATGTTCCTAATTGAGTAGGTTCGTTCGTCAACATAATTGGTGCACATCACCATGGCGTTCGAGACGATATATCGATGATAAAAATACAAAAACGTCGATACCGTTTAGCAAGACCTTAGACAAACATCGTGAACCGGGGTGGGGCGCGAGGTTTGTCTTTGGTTTTAATATAATAATCCTCGCCCCAATGAGCATGTCGTGAGCGTTTTAGCAATTTCAATTACCACCGTGGCTTTGGCCGAGATCGGTGATAAAACTCAATTATTATCCCTTTTATTAGCCAGCCGTTACCGGAAGCCTTTTCCGATCATTGCGGCAATCTTCTTAGCAACCATCGCTAATCATGCCCTTGCTGCATGGCTAGGGGTTGTTGTTGCCGATTACTTATCTCCTGAAATTTTGAAATGGGTCTTAGTGGTGAGCTTTGTCATCATGGCGGGCTGGATTCTCATTCCAGATAAGTTGGATGACGATGAAAGTATTTCTAACCGCGGTCCATTCGTGGCGAGTTTTATTGCTTTCTTTATTGCCGAAATAGGTGATAAAACTCAAATCGCGACATCGATTCTTGGAGCTCAATATTCTGATGCGTTGTTGCTCGTCATTATTGGTACAACGATTGGCATGCTATTAGCCAATGTACCCGTAGTCGTGCTTGGAAAAATGTCCGCAGATCGATTACCACTCGACTTAATTCGTAAGATCACCGCTAGTTTATTTATTGCCTTAGCCATTGGTGCGGCTGTTCTGTAATCTGCTATTTTGTGGTCACTCGCATCTTGAATTATTCATGGGTGAGTTAAACTTTGTTACAAGTGTTGTAAGGTTACACCGTTGACCTTGCAATACTTGAACTGAGTCGATGAAGCGCTTCTAGTCTGTTGTGAAATGGTGTGGATTTCATATCAAATAATTATTAAATCTATAACTTACAATTAGTTGCTGTTTTTTATAGAGGGTGATCTAATTGATACGCTATTGAATTGTGGTTATTTTTCATGCAATTGAATAACGGAATATCATTATGAAAAAAACACTCCTGTTTAGTGCCATCATGTCTGCTTTTGCTTTTTCTGCGCAGGCAAGTCCAGATCTCGATAACCTGTCGCAACTCACTATTATTCCCAACCACAACGCTTCTTTAATCCGCAATTTTAACCCTTATGCTGTTTCTCGTATGCATACTGCTCGGGATTTCATGTACGAACCATTAGTCGTGTTTAATGAGTTAAAAGGCAACGTTCCTGAATACCGCTTAGCCACAGACTTCCGAATGAGTGAAGATCTGTTAAGCATTACGTTTGATTTGCGTAAAGGTGTGAAATGGTCTGATGGTGAAACGTTTGATGCTGACGATGTTGTCTTCACGTTTGATATGGTTCGAAATTACCCATCACTTGATGACCGCGGTATTAACAATAAAATTAAATCCGTTGAGAAGTTGAATCAGTATCAAGTTCGCTTCCATATGAAAGAAGTGAATACCAACGGTACTTATGAAATAGTTCAGGTTCCAGTTGTTCCTGAACACCAATGGAAAGAAGTAAAAGACCCTGCTGAATATTTGAATCCAAACCCGATTGGTACTGGTCCTTTTACTGAATTGCCAGTGTTCACTCCAACGCTTTTTGTACAATGTCGAAACCCGAATTATTGGGATAATGCGAACTTGGATGTAGATTGTTTGCGTATTCCTCAAATGAACCACAATGACCAAGTCTTGGGTGAGTTGGTTAACTCTCGAATTGATTGGGCGGGTTCATTTGTTCCTGATATTGAGAAAACCTTTGTCGATGTCTCCCCTAACCATGGTTTTTGGTACCCGCCAGCGGGCACCCAATCTTTCATGTTCAATTATGCTTCGAAAGATCCAGTTAAACACAAAGTTTTGAATGACGTTCAATTCCGCCGCGCGTTTTCTATGGCGTTAGATCGTCAGTCGCTTATCGATATTGCTAACTACGGTAACGGTGTAGTGAATGATTTTGCTTCAGGTCTAGGCTATGCCTTTGAAGCTTGGTCTGATGAAGCGGTACACGCTAAATTCAAACCTTTCATGACCTTCTCGCAAGAGAATGCGAAGGCATTATTAGCAAAGGCTGGATA
This window harbors:
- a CDS encoding TMEM165/GDT1 family protein; this encodes MSVLAISITTVALAEIGDKTQLLSLLLASRYRKPFPIIAAIFLATIANHALAAWLGVVVADYLSPEILKWVLVVSFVIMAGWILIPDKLDDDESISNRGPFVASFIAFFIAEIGDKTQIATSILGAQYSDALLLVIIGTTIGMLLANVPVVVLGKMSADRLPLDLIRKITASLFIALAIGAAVL
- a CDS encoding ABC transporter substrate-binding protein → MKKTLLFSAIMSAFAFSAQASPDLDNLSQLTIIPNHNASLIRNFNPYAVSRMHTARDFMYEPLVVFNELKGNVPEYRLATDFRMSEDLLSITFDLRKGVKWSDGETFDADDVVFTFDMVRNYPSLDDRGINNKIKSVEKLNQYQVRFHMKEVNTNGTYEIVQVPVVPEHQWKEVKDPAEYLNPNPIGTGPFTELPVFTPTLFVQCRNPNYWDNANLDVDCLRIPQMNHNDQVLGELVNSRIDWAGSFVPDIEKTFVDVSPNHGFWYPPAGTQSFMFNYASKDPVKHKVLNDVQFRRAFSMALDRQSLIDIANYGNGVVNDFASGLGYAFEAWSDEAVHAKFKPFMTFSQENAKALLAKAGYKDINGDGFVETPQGEKFELLIQSPQGWTDFNNTVMLSTEQLHQVGINAKARTPDFSIYNQSMLSAKYDVAYTNYFHGPTPHKYWDSAYHSRLQESEGMPRFAMHHWKNDRLDTLLDSFYKTDDHSKQQDIAHDIQALIAENQVTVPVISGSNFYQYNTLRFTGWWTADNPKGRPMVWEGTPERLLHVLDLKPRS
- the glyS gene encoding glycine--tRNA ligase subunit beta, coding for MAKNFLIELGTEELPPTALRSLAEAFASNFEAGLKTAELSHEGIKWYAAPRRLALKVTALAEGQADKVVEKRGPAISVAFDAEGNATKAAQGWARGNGITVEQADRLKTDKGEWLLFKQEVAGKPVQELVMDIAAKALAGLPIPKAMRWGNSDIQFIRPVKTLTVLLGDELVEGEILGVASARTIRGHRFMGEQEFTIDSADQYPAILEERGKVMADYEARKAIILADAKKAADAVGGIADLEDDLVEEVTSLVEWPVVLTAKFEQEFLKVPSEALVYTMKGDQKYFPVYDADKNLLPNFIFVSNIESKEPRHVIEGNEKVVRPRLADAEFFFNTDRKRPLIDRLAELDQAIFQKQLGTIKDKTDRITELAGYIAEQIDADVEKSKRAGLLAKCDLMTSMVFEFTDTQGVMGMHYATHDGEDEQVALALYEQYMPRFAGDTLPSTGISSAVAMADKLDTIVGIFGIGQAPKGSDPFALRRASLGVLRIIVENGYNLDLTDLIGKAKELLGDKLTNENVEADVIDFMLGRFRAWYQDAGFSVDIIQAVLARRPTKPADFDQRVKAVSHFRELEAAEALAAANKRVGNILAKFDGELPAEIDLTLLQEDAEKALAENVEVMTEALEPAFATGNYQEALSKLADLREPVDAFFDNVMVMADDEALKKNRLTLLNNLRNLFLQIADISLLQK
- the glyQ gene encoding glycine--tRNA ligase subunit alpha — translated: MQKFDIKTFQGMILALQDYWAQNGCTIVQPLDMEVGAGTSHPMTCLRALGPEPMSTAYVQPSRRPTDGRYGENPNRLQHYYQFQVALKPSPDNIQELYLGSLEVLGVDPLVHDIRFVEDNWENPTLGAWGLGWEVWLNGMEVTQFTYFQQVGGLECKPVTGEITYGIERLAMYIQEVDSVYDLVWNVAPDGSNVTYGDIFHQNEVEQSTYNFEHADVDFLFTFFDQCEKECKELLELEKPLPLPAYERILKAGHAFNILDARKAISVTERQRYILRIRNLTKSVAEAYYASREALGFPMCKKDK